In a single window of the Paenibacillus sp. MMS20-IR301 genome:
- a CDS encoding DUF418 domain-containing protein, translating into MSNDDNLRKSRSRRLVALDAARGLAVIGMFVQHFALNNFNASIVSGNTMILFILCSGISFSLMSQRMLEKGTEMASFRAQMLARAVFIDLVGYLLIMLNAPFAVILPAYAALFVLALVLVHCSRRTLFIISAALLIVGPPLMILGGSVFSSAYFLSDIAGGPLSALGVAPVFVAGMALGRLNLHSVRNAIWFTVSGTFVLVITKILAAKVLPVWLQSFEQWLIANTNVTAAQPDPYAIWPHNVMPPLWNMLLTSAPQSGSSFQLLIGLGTSLIVLGLACLIEKKLAAVLLPFAAVGQVALTLYAAQFVLAWVLITAGVNYYIGEIPFGDGIVVLITLLAGWLLVRFSQAPLETLMRRFDRLFSGFEKNNASPT; encoded by the coding sequence TTGTCAAACGATGATAATCTAAGAAAATCAAGGTCACGGCGGCTAGTCGCACTGGATGCAGCACGGGGGCTGGCTGTAATCGGAATGTTTGTACAGCATTTTGCCTTGAATAATTTTAATGCTTCAATTGTTTCAGGAAACACCATGATATTATTTATCCTTTGTTCCGGCATTTCTTTCTCACTCATGTCACAGCGTATGCTTGAAAAGGGAACGGAGATGGCATCTTTCCGGGCGCAGATGCTGGCACGGGCAGTATTTATTGATTTGGTCGGTTATCTGCTTATTATGCTTAATGCCCCTTTTGCGGTCATTTTACCTGCATATGCTGCCTTATTCGTATTAGCTTTAGTGCTTGTTCATTGCTCCAGACGTACCTTGTTCATAATATCAGCGGCACTGCTAATTGTTGGCCCGCCATTGATGATTTTGGGCGGCAGCGTTTTTTCATCTGCCTACTTTCTCAGTGACATAGCTGGCGGTCCGTTATCTGCGCTCGGGGTTGCTCCGGTTTTCGTTGCGGGGATGGCGCTCGGCCGGCTCAATCTGCACAGTGTGCGAAATGCAATCTGGTTTACTGTTAGTGGTACCTTTGTGCTCGTCATTACCAAAATACTAGCTGCAAAGGTTCTTCCCGTATGGTTACAATCTTTTGAACAGTGGCTTATAGCTAATACTAATGTTACGGCTGCACAGCCGGATCCCTATGCAATCTGGCCGCATAATGTAATGCCGCCCCTGTGGAATATGCTGCTGACATCAGCGCCGCAGAGCGGCTCAAGCTTCCAGCTTCTCATCGGACTCGGCACTTCTCTTATCGTACTGGGACTTGCTTGTCTGATTGAAAAAAAGCTTGCCGCCGTGCTGCTTCCTTTTGCTGCCGTCGGTCAGGTGGCGCTGACACTGTATGCTGCACAGTTTGTTCTTGCCTGGGTGCTCATAACGGCCGGAGTCAATTATTATATTGGTGAAATCCCGTTTGGAGATGGGATTGTTGTACTCATCACACTCCTTGCAGGCTGGCTTCTTGTTCGCTTCTCTCAAGCTCCTCTTGAGACCCTGATGCGCCGCTTTGACCGGTTATTCAGCGGATTTGAAAAGAATAATGCTTCCCCCACCTAA
- a CDS encoding S-layer homology domain-containing protein, which translates to MKKLFNKGMLALLMVLSLLTGTTAYGDNRVSGEPPAQVLVMNNNVASMTAKRVFQVSFHLPNGEDLKKISWTYGGKPLSEWKTFEQRDYTGPSFITVSQEKVEGGLYSASITFDLPYGSDNLAEPRLQRQLFGSLMGTYELAAISSDGQILAKAPVKLTPYESFLTYDELKPAIDAVTSQAAVLNDRYIHTETIGKSVEGRDIYLTIVAKDKKTVDKYQNVTHPAMMNNPKQLQADIKSGVFGEYAVPVWLNNIHPNESPGVDAIFNYFKSLALESRISYNTTLPDGDASETNMNIDDVLKKVFFLLVYTDNPDGRFHTSRVNANDFDLNRDNTYQTQPETRSVTEQIAKWSPLSFLDLHGFDKNFLIEPATPPHDPNIEYDLLMNSMLEQAKAMGEAGIANTKYDYYHIPYEEHKKSVLDPKYISKGTASGWDDASPAYTAVFAMHHGALGHTLEMPENNEESVKAIYYSVAAATSYVMDNQDKLFMNQLKIYERGIDNLDDHAVDKYLVDARNEEIGRPRKGNTNFFPEYYVLPVEAGVQKNALEVYHMIEYFLRNGVQIERSTEQVRVGGMAYPAGSFVVNMHQAMRGLANLVLYDGVDLSDAEWVTAEIVQNFPDLRGFNCYAIRQPDIFTGKTQPVTSVTMSGTTLPGNTGYVVIHNTNNDAIRAVNELLSSGKTVTMLTAGTEKDKAGDFIVSYQDLKPLLEKYLLDADAFGKVEPKGQLLKHQTIAALGEPEIVLKGLGFEVTADQKKADILVNTFDSEELVRSGKPYVAYGYMGMTNVKNLIPGFAFAGPEWESYEGVFMADVMQDNIITGPYNAQENFYTVSGSYITAVPKAAKVLATISGKNDFYKAGWWPGHAAAKGKILAFTYNENNKHLSVFANDLINKAHSQHQYRLLANSIFNAAGIQPATVPVVKFGDLNGVESWAGDSIRELLDLGALQGSGGERFKPLQHVTRAEYLAMLIKTFDLSEAHSAISFTDVPSSSWYYPYIASAVGAKLVNGVGEGRFEPDRAVTRQEMALIAANVLKHSSAFPLQASKEALEKFTDREAIAPYAREAVAVLSDAHIIEGLSPTVFAPQEIANRAQAAVMISRIRQLYY; encoded by the coding sequence TTGAAGAAGCTATTCAATAAAGGGATGCTGGCGCTGTTAATGGTACTGTCACTGCTGACAGGTACAACGGCTTATGGTGATAATAGGGTGAGCGGGGAACCGCCCGCACAGGTACTGGTAATGAACAACAACGTGGCATCCATGACGGCAAAGAGGGTATTTCAAGTCAGTTTTCATCTGCCGAATGGAGAAGATCTGAAAAAGATCAGTTGGACCTATGGGGGGAAACCGTTATCCGAATGGAAAACATTTGAACAACGGGATTATACCGGCCCCTCCTTCATCACAGTCAGCCAAGAAAAGGTAGAAGGAGGACTTTATTCGGCAAGTATTACCTTTGATCTCCCGTACGGCAGTGATAATCTGGCTGAACCCCGCTTGCAGCGGCAATTATTCGGATCTCTGATGGGAACCTATGAACTGGCAGCAATATCATCTGACGGACAAATATTGGCTAAGGCTCCTGTCAAATTAACACCCTATGAGAGTTTCTTGACTTACGATGAACTGAAGCCGGCAATCGATGCGGTTACATCGCAAGCCGCTGTCCTTAATGACAGGTACATCCATACCGAAACCATTGGAAAATCAGTAGAAGGAAGGGATATTTACCTTACCATTGTTGCAAAAGATAAGAAAACGGTAGATAAATACCAGAATGTTACGCACCCTGCGATGATGAATAATCCTAAGCAGCTGCAGGCTGATATAAAGTCAGGTGTATTCGGCGAATACGCGGTACCTGTCTGGCTGAATAATATTCACCCGAATGAATCCCCGGGAGTCGATGCTATTTTTAACTATTTCAAGTCTTTGGCACTGGAGAGCCGGATTTCGTATAATACAACACTGCCGGATGGAGATGCAAGTGAAACCAACATGAATATAGATGACGTGTTAAAAAAGGTGTTTTTCCTTCTGGTCTACACGGATAATCCAGACGGACGGTTTCATACTTCCAGAGTCAACGCCAATGATTTTGATCTAAACCGGGATAACACATATCAGACACAGCCGGAGACGCGCAGCGTAACGGAGCAAATTGCCAAATGGTCTCCGCTTTCTTTTCTTGATTTGCATGGTTTTGATAAAAACTTTCTAATTGAACCGGCTACGCCGCCGCATGATCCGAACATCGAGTATGACCTGTTAATGAACAGCATGCTGGAGCAGGCCAAAGCGATGGGCGAAGCTGGTATTGCCAACACAAAGTATGATTACTATCATATTCCCTATGAAGAACATAAGAAGTCTGTATTAGATCCTAAATACATATCTAAGGGAACAGCATCGGGCTGGGATGATGCTTCTCCGGCGTATACTGCCGTATTTGCCATGCATCACGGCGCTTTGGGACACACGCTGGAAATGCCGGAGAACAACGAAGAGTCAGTAAAAGCAATATACTACAGCGTGGCAGCAGCCACATCCTACGTTATGGACAATCAGGATAAGCTGTTTATGAATCAGCTCAAAATCTATGAGCGTGGTATAGATAATCTGGATGATCATGCAGTGGATAAATATTTAGTCGATGCAAGGAATGAAGAAATTGGCCGTCCGCGCAAAGGAAATACAAATTTCTTCCCGGAGTATTATGTGCTGCCGGTGGAAGCGGGTGTACAGAAAAATGCGCTTGAAGTGTATCATATGATCGAATATTTCCTGCGGAACGGTGTTCAGATTGAACGTTCAACTGAACAGGTAAGAGTTGGAGGTATGGCGTATCCAGCGGGCTCTTTTGTAGTGAATATGCATCAGGCCATGCGGGGGCTGGCTAATCTTGTCTTGTATGACGGTGTTGATCTATCAGATGCTGAATGGGTTACCGCAGAAATTGTTCAGAACTTCCCGGACTTGCGCGGGTTTAATTGTTACGCAATCCGTCAGCCGGATATATTTACAGGCAAAACGCAGCCTGTAACCTCGGTAACCATGTCTGGAACAACGCTGCCCGGCAATACCGGTTATGTTGTTATTCATAATACAAATAATGATGCAATAAGGGCTGTCAATGAGTTGCTCTCCTCAGGTAAAACGGTGACGATGCTTACAGCGGGTACAGAGAAGGACAAAGCCGGGGATTTTATTGTTTCTTATCAGGATTTGAAACCGCTGCTTGAAAAATATCTACTAGACGCAGATGCATTTGGAAAAGTCGAACCGAAAGGACAGTTGCTAAAACATCAGACTATAGCCGCTTTGGGTGAACCGGAAATTGTGTTGAAAGGTTTGGGTTTTGAAGTGACTGCAGACCAGAAGAAGGCTGATATTCTGGTAAATACGTTTGATTCTGAAGAGCTGGTCCGCAGCGGAAAGCCATATGTAGCCTACGGCTATATGGGGATGACGAATGTTAAGAATCTGATTCCCGGATTTGCTTTTGCCGGGCCTGAATGGGAAAGCTATGAAGGTGTATTCATGGCCGATGTCATGCAAGATAACATCATTACGGGTCCTTACAATGCGCAGGAGAATTTCTATACTGTGTCCGGTTCATATATTACAGCAGTACCCAAAGCTGCAAAAGTACTTGCTACCATAAGCGGTAAGAACGATTTCTATAAAGCAGGATGGTGGCCGGGACACGCTGCAGCCAAGGGGAAGATTTTGGCGTTCACTTACAATGAAAACAATAAGCATCTGAGCGTTTTTGCTAATGATTTGATTAATAAAGCCCACTCTCAGCATCAATACCGATTGCTGGCGAATTCAATATTCAATGCAGCCGGCATACAGCCGGCAACTGTTCCCGTTGTGAAGTTCGGTGATTTGAATGGTGTAGAATCCTGGGCAGGAGATTCTATTCGCGAACTATTAGACCTTGGAGCGCTGCAAGGTTCGGGCGGAGAACGTTTTAAGCCGCTACAGCACGTAACCCGGGCTGAATATCTAGCTATGCTTATTAAGACCTTTGATTTGTCCGAGGCACATTCGGCAATCTCATTTACAGATGTTCCATCTTCAAGCTGGTATTATCCGTATATTGCTTCAGCAGTGGGAGCAAAGCTGGTAAACGGTGTTGGAGAAGGAAGGTTTGAGCCTGACCGTGCTGTTACACGCCAGGAAATGGCGTTAATAGCGGCTAATGTTCTTAAGCACTCCTCAGCTTTTCCGCTTCAAGCTTCTAAAGAAGCACTGGAGAAGTTCACCGACCGTGAGGCGATTGCCCCGTATGCCAGGGAAGCTGTGGCTGTTTTAAGTGATGCCCATATAATTGAAGGCTTGTCCCCGACAGTATTTGCTCCTCAGGAGATCGCTAACCGTGCTCAGGCAGCCGTTATGATCAGCCGGATCAGACAATTATACTATTAA
- a CDS encoding LCP family protein: protein MSLKMKKLAAFFLIVMSVIAAIVLFYIWSVYKELDDLSKTDSSSPLAEVKASEEKLAEPPKWEGKEPVNILLMGVDARGTAKGEIPRSDSMMVVSLDPVREKIHVFSILRDTYVQIPDHGKNRINTAITHGPKTAMSAVSDLLGIPIQFYVYTDFQGFIKLVDAVGGVDFYVEKDMKYESIADKHQYDINLKEGQQHLDGTTALQYVRFRHDALSDYSRTKRQRDFTDAIVQKMKSTTSIMKLPSILEEVSPYIDTNLSVNDMWKLATVGYQSAMEASEQIPPMNLVKETYAGRAAILAVSNSNELKEYVKKILEGDAKEQTVEGEQPVEEAIQ, encoded by the coding sequence ATGTCGCTAAAAATGAAGAAGCTCGCAGCATTTTTCTTGATAGTTATGAGTGTAATCGCCGCAATAGTATTATTTTATATCTGGTCTGTTTATAAAGAGCTGGATGATTTAAGTAAAACCGATTCCAGCTCCCCATTAGCCGAGGTAAAGGCTAGTGAAGAGAAGCTTGCAGAGCCGCCTAAATGGGAGGGGAAGGAGCCGGTAAATATTTTGTTGATGGGAGTGGATGCCCGCGGAACGGCAAAAGGGGAGATTCCCCGCTCCGACAGCATGATGGTAGTGTCACTGGATCCTGTGCGGGAAAAAATTCATGTGTTCTCCATTCTCCGTGACACCTATGTCCAAATTCCTGATCACGGTAAGAATCGCATTAATACGGCAATTACTCATGGCCCCAAAACAGCGATGAGTGCAGTAAGTGATTTGCTGGGCATTCCCATCCAATTCTATGTATACACGGACTTTCAAGGATTTATTAAGCTTGTAGATGCTGTAGGCGGAGTCGATTTCTATGTAGAGAAGGATATGAAGTATGAGAGTATAGCGGATAAGCATCAGTATGACATAAATCTGAAAGAGGGGCAGCAGCATCTGGATGGAACAACGGCGCTGCAATATGTCCGGTTTCGTCATGATGCTTTGTCCGACTACTCCCGGACGAAGCGCCAGCGGGATTTCACCGATGCTATCGTCCAAAAAATGAAAAGCACGACCTCTATTATGAAGCTTCCGTCCATTCTTGAGGAGGTTAGTCCATATATTGATACCAATCTGTCGGTGAACGATATGTGGAAGCTGGCAACCGTAGGCTACCAAAGTGCAATGGAGGCAAGTGAGCAGATTCCTCCTATGAATCTGGTCAAAGAGACTTATGCGGGAAGAGCAGCGATACTAGCTGTCTCCAACAGCAATGAGTTGAAAGAATACGTCAAGAAGATCCTTGAGGGCGATGCAAAAGAACAAACAGTAGAGGGGGAGCAGCCGGTTGAAGAAGCTATTCAATAA
- a CDS encoding acyltransferase — protein sequence MKRYMPGIDGLRAISVLAVMAYHFNLPWAQGGLLGVGVFFVLSGYLITDQILLEWRLNKSLSLRNFWIRRFRRLLPAMGFMLLTVVLYLLFTDSSRLFSLKGDIVSSVFYMNNWYLIFHKVSYFESFGPASPIGHLWSLSIEEQFYIIWPLALSIGLKWVPRRGKLLLYLLLLISASAAVMAIIYVPGTDPSRVYYGTDTRAFAILMGAALAVVWPSWKLNRQISNAGQSVLDFTGGLGLILLLVLIYRTNEYDDSLYPSGFLFLSVISAVVIAVLAHPASRVGGIMGSRPLAWIGKHSYSLYIWHYPVIILMNTNGANEKSGFAQILLQLAVILMLSIISYRYIEEPFRRGTFRAQLLSLKSRISFKPMIGLILILILFVRLVTWITQKAGKG from the coding sequence ATGAAGCGTTATATGCCGGGAATAGACGGTTTGAGGGCTATATCTGTCCTCGCAGTCATGGCCTATCATTTCAACCTGCCGTGGGCGCAGGGCGGATTATTGGGAGTGGGTGTGTTCTTTGTACTGTCGGGATACCTGATCACGGATCAGATTCTTCTGGAGTGGAGACTGAATAAAAGTCTGTCTCTCCGGAATTTCTGGATACGAAGATTCCGCAGGCTGCTGCCTGCAATGGGGTTTATGCTGTTAACTGTTGTACTGTATCTTCTGTTTACGGATTCATCCAGGCTGTTTTCGCTAAAAGGGGATATAGTTTCATCCGTTTTCTACATGAATAACTGGTACCTGATTTTTCATAAGGTCTCCTACTTCGAGAGCTTCGGTCCGGCATCACCCATCGGGCATTTATGGTCGCTGTCGATCGAGGAACAGTTTTATATCATCTGGCCCCTCGCCTTAAGTATTGGTTTAAAATGGGTACCGCGCAGGGGCAAGTTGCTGCTGTATCTTCTGCTATTAATTTCTGCGTCTGCAGCGGTCATGGCTATTATTTATGTACCTGGAACAGACCCGAGCAGGGTCTATTACGGAACAGATACCCGTGCCTTTGCCATTCTGATGGGTGCAGCTTTAGCAGTTGTCTGGCCAAGCTGGAAACTAAATAGACAGATATCAAATGCCGGGCAATCTGTGCTGGATTTTACGGGCGGATTGGGATTGATTCTACTTCTAGTGCTGATCTATCGAACCAATGAATACGATGATTCGCTTTATCCGTCCGGCTTCCTGTTCTTGTCTGTGATCTCGGCCGTTGTCATTGCAGTGCTGGCGCATCCGGCCAGCCGGGTTGGCGGAATAATGGGCAGCAGGCCGCTGGCCTGGATCGGTAAACACTCCTACAGCCTGTACATTTGGCACTATCCTGTAATTATTCTCATGAATACGAATGGCGCTAACGAAAAATCAGGGTTTGCACAAATTTTGCTACAGCTTGCAGTTATCCTTATGTTGTCTATTATCTCTTACAGATATATTGAGGAACCATTCCGTAGAGGAACTTTTCGTGCTCAACTGCTGTCCCTTAAGAGCCGCATCTCATTCAAACCGATGATCGGATTAATTCTTATTCTTATCCTTTTTGTACGGCTTGTCACTTGGATAACTCAGAAGGCGGGAAAGGGATGA
- a CDS encoding WD40 repeat domain-containing protein: MIRKYTGWVSAILFLLLLLSGCRAGVHSETVIIPDEGETEQAPQSSNSFQVKAIYRLADKFTNDGYWLGWTAADSLTGAFKTAGTSESFNLITLTYPYEQSENIKAVKDNAQLELSPDGKYTAEISSSNTGTSLKVVPLKDGKETEVASFSSSGQQYLQDISWSGNSRFLSYLVLDVSDSDNNSVYLYDLQTHASRQYPLKDMEQGNTLLSINVSDDGHSVLFTLFEAGRAGKTALMFGRMTDPDIKIMYTRETVEEQSTWISNDQFTFLGPDGTLYEYDQRNSELSVILENISAYKLSDDKKIIAYYQQDDEAVYVGRMQGRNVVYKEPVYHGLVPSAMFWNTDHTKLLLQGASSYANPFTGQNDSSRGPSYIIELK, encoded by the coding sequence ATGATTCGCAAATATACAGGATGGGTATCTGCAATTCTGTTTCTCTTGCTGCTGTTGTCCGGTTGCCGGGCGGGCGTTCACAGTGAAACTGTAATTATCCCGGATGAAGGGGAAACAGAGCAAGCTCCCCAGAGCTCAAACTCATTTCAGGTCAAAGCCATATACCGGTTAGCGGATAAATTCACAAATGATGGTTACTGGCTGGGCTGGACTGCGGCAGATTCGCTGACCGGTGCATTCAAGACTGCAGGAACGTCAGAATCATTCAACTTGATCACGTTAACCTACCCATATGAGCAAAGTGAGAATATTAAAGCAGTCAAAGACAATGCTCAATTGGAGTTGTCTCCAGACGGGAAATACACCGCTGAGATAAGCAGCTCCAATACGGGGACTAGCCTGAAAGTGGTTCCTTTAAAGGACGGGAAGGAAACAGAGGTTGCTTCATTCAGCAGCAGCGGCCAGCAATACCTGCAGGATATATCCTGGTCCGGCAATAGCCGGTTCCTGAGTTATTTGGTGCTGGATGTCTCTGACAGTGATAACAATAGCGTATATCTCTACGATCTGCAGACCCATGCTTCCAGACAGTATCCGTTAAAGGATATGGAACAAGGGAATACATTGCTCAGCATTAATGTTTCAGATGACGGGCATAGTGTATTGTTCACCTTGTTTGAAGCCGGCCGGGCGGGTAAAACAGCTTTAATGTTCGGAAGGATGACTGATCCGGATATTAAGATTATGTATACACGCGAAACTGTGGAGGAACAGAGCACATGGATTAGTAATGATCAGTTTACCTTTCTTGGACCGGATGGAACGCTGTATGAATATGACCAGCGAAACAGCGAGCTTTCCGTAATACTTGAGAATATATCTGCTTATAAATTATCTGATGACAAGAAAATTATTGCATACTACCAGCAGGATGATGAGGCGGTATACGTCGGCAGAATGCAGGGCAGAAATGTGGTGTACAAAGAGCCTGTATATCATGGTTTAGTGCCTTCGGCAATGTTTTGGAATACGGATCATACAAAGCTGCTGCTTCAGGGAGCCAGTTCATATGCAAATCCATTTACCGGACAAAACGACTCCTCCAGAGGACCGTCGTATATTATTGAACTTAAATAG
- a CDS encoding HAMP domain-containing sensor histidine kinase, with translation MIRRISLKFLLGLLFIFVISFVVLSQTVQAFIRTNNQDLITAELTGLKNNSNVYVRQAFLINHYSSNELYFGEMAEELGNTLKHATGNSVGIYTVNGELLYASDKAVFQQREHNDLQEALSGKTAYSIQTHEPQTSVMFSYPVIIDGAKVGILRYFKDYSLLYQQSDRILDVTLYITLAIFTAAFLFSFILSRHITLPLGKLAHASSQVRNGNLDVRIRLRRKDEIGRLAENYNDMIDQIGRQISMISKDRDQLKELHQQEKRFFDNITHELKTPLTSILGYAELIKVNGERDPVFFEKGMNHIVEESRRLHTLVLKLLEVSRQVKNNGRLEAVDAGAVLRDVCESMDIKAQRYKKNLRIEIESDLWMMGQSDRMRQLFINLIDNAIKYSWPLSEIKVTGFHTDGNIRFVIGNPSEAISEEQLSNLFKPFYLAHAMNPEQGSVGLGLSIVKSIVDELEGSISVTSHNNRTLVTVEFGRMIAAEEADSQ, from the coding sequence ATGATACGTAGAATCAGCCTTAAGTTTCTGCTCGGATTACTGTTTATTTTTGTTATCTCTTTTGTTGTGCTGAGCCAGACGGTACAAGCGTTCATCCGCACCAATAACCAGGATCTGATTACTGCAGAGCTGACAGGGCTGAAAAATAACAGTAATGTGTATGTCCGGCAGGCGTTCCTGATCAATCATTATTCCAGCAATGAATTGTATTTCGGTGAGATGGCCGAGGAATTAGGCAATACCCTGAAGCATGCGACAGGCAATAGCGTGGGGATATATACAGTTAACGGTGAACTGCTGTACGCATCAGACAAAGCGGTATTCCAGCAGCGGGAGCACAATGATCTGCAGGAAGCGCTATCCGGAAAGACGGCCTACAGCATCCAGACTCATGAGCCTCAGACCTCGGTTATGTTTTCTTATCCGGTGATTATAGACGGAGCCAAAGTGGGCATTTTGCGTTATTTCAAGGACTACAGCCTGCTCTACCAGCAGAGCGACCGGATTCTCGATGTAACCCTCTACATCACTTTGGCAATATTTACAGCTGCTTTTCTGTTTTCATTCATTCTGTCCAGACATATCACCCTTCCGCTCGGCAAGCTTGCCCATGCTTCTTCCCAGGTCAGGAACGGAAATCTGGATGTCCGCATCCGCTTAAGAAGAAAGGACGAGATCGGCCGGCTGGCAGAGAATTATAATGACATGATTGATCAGATTGGCAGACAGATCAGCATGATCAGCAAAGACCGTGACCAGCTCAAGGAGCTTCATCAGCAGGAAAAACGCTTCTTTGACAATATTACGCATGAACTGAAGACTCCTTTAACCTCAATTCTGGGATACGCGGAGCTGATTAAAGTGAACGGCGAGCGGGACCCGGTTTTCTTTGAGAAAGGGATGAATCACATCGTTGAGGAAAGCAGGCGGCTGCATACGCTGGTGCTGAAGCTGCTTGAGGTCTCCCGTCAGGTGAAGAACAATGGCCGCCTTGAGGCGGTAGATGCCGGTGCTGTTCTCCGGGATGTCTGTGAGTCCATGGATATAAAGGCGCAGCGGTATAAAAAAAACCTCCGGATTGAAATCGAAAGTGACCTGTGGATGATGGGCCAGAGTGACCGGATGCGCCAGCTTTTTATTAATCTGATCGATAACGCCATTAAGTACAGCTGGCCGCTCTCGGAAATAAAAGTAACTGGATTTCATACAGACGGCAACATCCGGTTTGTCATTGGTAATCCGAGTGAAGCTATCAGTGAAGAACAGTTATCCAATCTGTTCAAACCTTTCTATCTGGCACATGCCATGAACCCCGAGCAAGGGAGCGTGGGGCTTGGTCTAAGCATTGTCAAGTCTATTGTTGATGAGCTGGAAGGCAGTATTTCCGTCACCAGCCATAACAACCGCACTCTTGTTACTGTAGAATTCGGGAGAATGATAGCGGCAGAGGAGGCAGACAGCCAATGA
- a CDS encoding response regulator transcription factor produces MNNAKILIIEDDAPIADLLSYGLSMEGFHTRIAADGTSGMQEIQSFQPDLLLLDWMLPDTSGLEICKKITAGYKIPILMITAKSDITDKVLGLEFGADDYITKPFDLREVIARVRTILRRVEQAGTGRKADASAESYTFQDIEIVAEERLVRKNNHDVELTPKEYDLLIMLVRNPGRTFSRSELLDSVWGYHFAGDTRTVDTHIQRLRKKLDSPEYIATVFGIGYKFKKQVPQHDT; encoded by the coding sequence ATGAATAATGCAAAAATACTGATCATTGAAGATGATGCTCCGATTGCGGATCTGCTGTCATACGGGCTTTCCATGGAGGGTTTTCATACACGGATTGCTGCAGACGGCACTTCGGGGATGCAGGAAATTCAGTCCTTTCAGCCTGATCTGCTGCTGCTGGACTGGATGCTTCCTGATACGAGCGGGCTGGAAATATGCAAGAAGATAACCGCCGGATACAAAATTCCCATCCTTATGATTACCGCCAAGTCAGATATAACGGATAAAGTGCTGGGACTTGAATTCGGTGCGGATGATTATATTACCAAACCCTTTGATCTGCGGGAAGTGATTGCCCGGGTCAGAACCATTCTCCGCAGAGTGGAGCAGGCCGGCACCGGACGTAAAGCTGACGCATCTGCAGAGAGTTATACCTTTCAGGATATCGAAATTGTCGCTGAAGAACGGCTTGTAAGGAAAAACAATCATGATGTTGAACTAACCCCGAAGGAATATGATTTGCTGATCATGCTGGTAAGAAATCCGGGAAGGACTTTTTCACGGTCCGAACTGCTTGACAGCGTATGGGGCTATCATTTTGCAGGGGATACCCGCACGGTAGATACGCATATTCAGCGGCTCCGCAAAAAACTGGATTCACCGGAGTATATTGCAACGGTGTTCGGAATCGGATACAAGTTCAAAAAACAGGTGCCTCAGCATGATACGTAG